GCTTCTGCTGGTCGCGCAGCGAGGTCATCCAGGCCCCGGAGCGCTTCGAGGAGCGGGCGAAGTAGTCGCCATAGAACAGCGCCTTGTGCTTGCCCTGGGCGTCCCTGACCTCCCAGACCCGCACGTCGGGGTGCCAGACCGGGATGTCCTTGCGCTCGGTGAAGCTGACGCCGAACAGGCGGGTGGCGCAGTCGAAGGCGGCGGCGATCATGTGGTCGAGCGAGAGATAGGGCTTGATCGCGGCGTCGTCGAAATTGGCCCTGATCTGCCGCAGCTTTTCGGCGTAGTAGCGCCAGTCCCACGGCGCCAGCGCGAAATTGCCGCCCTCCCCGGCGACCAGCGCCTGCAGGGCATCGCGATCGGCCAGCGCCCGGGCGCGGGCCGGCTTCCAGACCCGCTCCAGCAGGCCGCGCACCGCTTCCGGCGTCTTGGCCATGGAATCCTCGAGGCGATAGGCGGCGAAGGTCGGGAAGCCCAGGAGCCTGGCGCTTTCCTCGCGCAGCTTCAGGATCTCGACGATGATGTCGTTGTTGTCGTTGGCGTTGTTGTTGTCGCCGCGGGCGGTAAAGGCCTTGAACACCTTCTCGCGCAGGTCGCGCCGGGTGGAGCTCTTCAGGAACGGCTCGACCGAGGAACGCGACAGCGTCACGATCGCCTTGCCTTCCATCCCGCGCTCGACGGCGGCGGCCTTGGCCGCTGCGATGAAGCTGTCCGGCAGGCCGTCGCGATCGGCCTCGCCGAGCTCCATGAACCAGTCCTGCTCGTCGCCGAGCAAATGGTGGCTGAACGAGGTGCCGAGATGCGCCAGCCGCTCGTTGATCTCGGCCATCCGCTTCTTGGCTGCCTCGTCGAGCCCGGCGCCGGCGCGGTGGAAGCGGGTATAGGTGCGCTCCAAAAGCCGCATCTGCTCGCCGGTGAGCCCAAGCGTGGCGCGGTTTTCGTGCAGCATGGCGATGCGGCCGAACAGCACCGCGTTCATCATGATCGGATTCCAGTGCCGCGCCATCCGCAGCGACACCTCGGTGTCGATCTCGAGCAGCGCCGGGTTGGAGTGCGCCGAGACCAGGTCGTAGAACACCGCCGACACCCTGGAGAGCAGTTTTCCCGAGCGCTCCAGCGCGGTGATGGTGTTGGCGAAATCGGGCGTGGAGGGATCGTGCTCGATCGCGGCGATCTCGGCGGCATGGTCGGCGAAGGCCCGCTCGAAGGCGGGAAGGAAATGCTGCGGCACGATCTCCGCAAACGGAGGGGTCTCGAACGGGGTCCGCCACGCCTGCAAAAGCGGGTTTGCCTGGGCCTGCGAGCTGGCCGCCATTTCCGTGGTTTCCGACATCAAGATTTCCCGTTTCTGGTCCCGAATAGTTGCAGGAACCTATAGCACCTGATGGGGCTTTTTTGGGCCTTTTACGCTTGATAGCGGAGGCCTTTTCATAGAGATTGCGGCCCGCAACAGGACCTTTGGACCCATGAGCTCGCAGCCCTCCCCGACCGCTTCCCGCCGGATCCTCTGGCCCAGCGTCATCACCGTCATCAGCGCGGCGATCCTGATCGGCGCCGAGGTGTTCGGCGCGGCGTTCGCCGGCGGCTGGGCGCTCGCGATCCTGTTCGGGCTCGACGACACCGGCGCCCACATCCTGCAGGCGGTGCTGTTCGCGCTCGGCGTCTTCATCATGGTGGCGTTCATCCGCGCCGCGCAGCGCGTCGAGCCGTTCACGCGCCGCGCCTGAGTCGCGTGAAGCAACAAAGCCGCGTGGCGCTTGCCTCAAAAACGCTTACGCTTCCTTAAAGTAACTTAACGTCTGTTCATGTTCGTCGCCGCGCGCGGCAAGCAGCGGCGCTGCAAGCACATGTTAGGCAAATTTGTCCCCAGCCTAAAAAAATTGTTGCGAAGCAGACTCAAAACCCCTATTTCCCGTGTTGCCCAATTTCGCACGTGCCTGTGGTCGTGTGTCAGTCGGTAGGTATCCGGACAAGAGGCCGGACAGCCGCCAAGGGGATGAAGAACCGAGGGTCGCTCAAGTCCGAGTGGCCAGCATCTCTCTCAAGAGATGCCGTTGAAGGTCTCTTCGCTCCTTGCAACCGTGACTGGCAGCCGGAGGCGAACCGGCGCACCTCGTTCTCAACGGGGGACGCGACTTAAAGCAACGACGGATCGGGCTTTTTTGGTCTCTGCCGGCTTTCCACCAGCCGGCGCGAATACCGAAGAGGCTTGTCCTTCATTGCCAGGTGTGCGGGCGGGATCCTTCCCAACCAATCCACGGCAGCACAGTTCGGTCTGAGTCTTTTGGCTTCGTTGCGCCTCCATCGCGCGATGTGGCCGGAGCGCTCTTATCCGAGATCATTTTTGAACGTGTCCCGTCGCTGGGCCGTTTGGGAGGGTGCTATGACCGAACGCATTCAGGAATTCCTGCGCAACCGCCGCAACGAGGGCCAGGACGTCGAGCCGTGCCTCGTCGTCGACCTCGAAGTCGTGCGCGACAACTACCAGAGCTTCGCCAAGGCGCTGCCGGACAGCCGCGTGTTCTATGCAGTCAAGGCCAACCCGGCGCCGGAAGTGCTGTCGCTGCTGGCCTCGATGGGCTCGTGCTTCGACTGCGCGTCGGTCGCCGAGATCCAGATGGCGCTCGCCGCCGGCGCGAGCCCGGAGCGCGTCTCCTATGGCAATACGATCAAGAAGGAACGCGACATCGCGCGCGCCTTCGCGCTCGGCATTCGCCTGTTCTCGGTCGACTGCTCCGCCGAAGTCGAGAAGATCGCCCGCGCCGCCCCCGGCTCGAAGGTGTTCTGCCGCATTCTCTATGACTGCGCCGGCGCCGAGTGGCCGCTGTCGCGCAAGTTCGGCTGCGATCCGGAAATGGCGGTCGACGTGCTCGACCTCGCCAAGCGCCTTGGCCTGGAAGCTTACGGCATCTCGTTCCATGTCGGCTCGCAGCAGCGCAAGGTGAAGGCGTGGGACCGCGCGCTGGCGATGGCCTCGACGGTGTTCCGCGACTGCGCGGAGCGCGGCATCAACCTGTCCATGGTCAACATGGGCGGCGGATTTCCGACCAAGTACCTCAAGGACGTGCCGCCGGTGGTGCAGTACGGCCGGTCGATCTTCCGCGCGCTGCGCAAGCACTTCGGCAACCAGATCCCGGAAACCATCATCGAGCCGGGCCGCGGCATGGTCGGCAATGCCGGCATCATCGAGACCGAAGTCGTTCTGATCTCCAAGAAGAGCGACGAGGACGAGGTGCGCTGGGTGTATCTCGACATCGGCAAGT
The genomic region above belongs to Bradyrhizobium sediminis and contains:
- a CDS encoding M3 family metallopeptidase, whose product is MSETTEMAASSQAQANPLLQAWRTPFETPPFAEIVPQHFLPAFERAFADHAAEIAAIEHDPSTPDFANTITALERSGKLLSRVSAVFYDLVSAHSNPALLEIDTEVSLRMARHWNPIMMNAVLFGRIAMLHENRATLGLTGEQMRLLERTYTRFHRAGAGLDEAAKKRMAEINERLAHLGTSFSHHLLGDEQDWFMELGEADRDGLPDSFIAAAKAAAVERGMEGKAIVTLSRSSVEPFLKSSTRRDLREKVFKAFTARGDNNNANDNNDIIVEILKLREESARLLGFPTFAAYRLEDSMAKTPEAVRGLLERVWKPARARALADRDALQALVAGEGGNFALAPWDWRYYAEKLRQIRANFDDAAIKPYLSLDHMIAAAFDCATRLFGVSFTERKDIPVWHPDVRVWEVRDAQGKHKALFYGDYFARSSKRSGAWMTSLRDQQKLDGEVAPLIINVCNFSKGADGEPSLLSPDDARTLFHEFGHGLHGMLSNVTYPSLSGTSVFTDFVELPSQLYEHWQEQPQVLRQFARHYQTGEPLPDDLLKRFIAARKFNQGFATVEFVSSALIDLEFHTQPAEASRDVRAFERAELEKIGMPEEIVLRHRPTQFGHIFSGDHYASGYYSYMWSEVMDADAFGAFEETGDIFDPAVAKRLHDDIYSSGGSRDPEDAYVAFRGREPEPDALLRRRGLLETPEAA
- a CDS encoding type III PLP-dependent enzyme, translating into MTERIQEFLRNRRNEGQDVEPCLVVDLEVVRDNYQSFAKALPDSRVFYAVKANPAPEVLSLLASMGSCFDCASVAEIQMALAAGASPERVSYGNTIKKERDIARAFALGIRLFSVDCSAEVEKIARAAPGSKVFCRILYDCAGAEWPLSRKFGCDPEMAVDVLDLAKRLGLEAYGISFHVGSQQRKVKAWDRALAMASTVFRDCAERGINLSMVNMGGGFPTKYLKDVPPVVQYGRSIFRALRKHFGNQIPETIIEPGRGMVGNAGIIETEVVLISKKSDEDEVRWVYLDIGKFGGLAETMDESIRYAIRTPHDGAEMTPCVLAGPTCDSADVLYEKMPYPLPVTLEIGDKLLIEGTGAYTSTYSSVAFNGFPPLRTYHI